Proteins co-encoded in one Inquilinus sp. Marseille-Q2685 genomic window:
- the ykgO gene encoding type B 50S ribosomal protein L36: MKVANSLKTLKSRHRACRVVRRKGRVYVINKENPRFKARQG, translated from the coding sequence ATGAAAGTCGCGAACTCGCTGAAGACCCTGAAGAGCCGTCACCGCGCCTGCCGCGTCGTCCGCCGCAAGGGCCGTGTCTACGTCATCAACAAGGAGAACCCGCGCTTCAAGGCGCGCCAGGGCTGA
- a CDS encoding cytochrome c, with amino-acid sequence MRPFPVLTALGLWLALGSAAAAQTADPAAPAPAPDPAASDPVARGAYVFAAGGCAACHTAAGDAAKPLAGGRALKTAFGTFYTPNITPDPETGIGKWSEEDFRRALREGVSPSGEDFYPAFPYTAYTGITDRDLSDLWAYLRSVPPVRQANKPHELSWPYSWRALLPGWRLLNFTEGPFLVPAGQSADWYRGAYLVRVLGHCGECHTPRDMLGGLNWYSPFAGNPQAPEGQGKIPNITPDPEHGIGEWSDKDIAYYLETGSTPDGDFAGGAMSEVIRDNTSKLTAVDREAIATYLKSLKPLSGP; translated from the coding sequence ATGCGTCCGTTCCCGGTTCTTACGGCCTTGGGCCTGTGGCTCGCCCTCGGATCGGCCGCCGCCGCCCAGACGGCAGACCCGGCCGCACCCGCCCCGGCACCCGACCCGGCCGCCTCCGACCCGGTGGCGCGCGGCGCCTACGTCTTCGCCGCCGGCGGCTGCGCCGCCTGCCACACCGCGGCCGGCGACGCCGCCAAGCCGCTGGCCGGCGGCCGGGCGCTGAAGACCGCCTTCGGCACCTTCTACACGCCGAACATCACCCCCGACCCCGAGACCGGCATCGGCAAGTGGAGCGAGGAGGATTTCCGCCGGGCGCTGCGCGAAGGCGTGTCGCCCTCGGGCGAGGATTTCTATCCGGCCTTCCCCTATACCGCCTATACCGGCATCACCGACCGCGACCTCTCCGATCTCTGGGCCTATCTGCGCAGCGTCCCGCCGGTGCGGCAGGCGAACAAGCCGCACGAGCTCTCCTGGCCCTATTCCTGGCGCGCCCTGCTGCCGGGCTGGCGCCTGCTGAACTTCACCGAGGGGCCGTTCCTGGTCCCGGCCGGCCAGTCCGCCGACTGGTATCGCGGCGCCTATCTCGTCCGCGTGCTCGGCCATTGCGGCGAATGCCACACGCCGCGCGACATGTTGGGCGGACTGAACTGGTACAGCCCCTTCGCCGGCAACCCCCAGGCGCCGGAAGGGCAGGGCAAGATCCCGAACATCACGCCCGACCCGGAGCACGGGATCGGTGAATGGAGTGACAAGGACATCGCCTATTATCTGGAGACCGGCTCGACCCCCGACGGCGACTTCGCCGGCGGCGCCATGAGCGAGGTGATCCGGGACAACACCAGCAAGCTGACCGCCGTCGACCGCGAGGCGATCGCCACCTATCTCAAGAGCCTGAAGCCGCTCTCCGGCCCGTGA
- a CDS encoding cytochrome c: MRSLKFAVITAAIVSCGAAIAWAATPEEVVAQREDAMKTYGASVKTLTGFVRDNQGTIDDVKAATAKMAGVSANLLALFPEGTAVGVGKSAAKPEIWANWADFQAKVKANHDAIAALDAAAQEGNAAKVKAAFPAVGQSCGACHETYRVKKS; encoded by the coding sequence ATGCGTTCGTTGAAGTTCGCCGTCATCACCGCCGCCATCGTCAGCTGCGGCGCCGCCATCGCCTGGGCGGCCACGCCCGAGGAGGTGGTGGCCCAGCGCGAGGATGCGATGAAGACCTATGGCGCCAGCGTCAAGACCCTGACCGGCTTCGTGCGCGACAACCAGGGCACGATCGACGACGTCAAGGCGGCGACCGCGAAGATGGCGGGGGTGAGCGCCAACCTGCTGGCCCTGTTCCCGGAAGGCACGGCGGTCGGCGTCGGCAAGAGCGCGGCCAAGCCGGAGATCTGGGCCAACTGGGCCGATTTCCAGGCCAAGGTGAAGGCCAACCACGACGCCATCGCGGCGCTGGACGCCGCCGCCCAGGAAGGCAATGCCGCCAAGGTGAAGGCCGCCTTCCCCGCGGTCGGCCAATCCTGCGGCGCCTGCCACGAGACTTATCGGGTGAAGAAGAGCTGA
- a CDS encoding alpha-D-ribose 1-methylphosphonate 5-triphosphate diphosphatase gives MPGDLIVAHARIVTAEDVLTGSVAVSDGRITDLDRDAACPPGAVDFEGDYLLPGLVELHTDHLERHYTPRPGVRWPAVTAVMAHDAQVASAGITTVFDALALVGGRNGEDRLETLRPMVDGIRQAQAGGMLRAEHFLHLRCEVTEAQVLQLFEPFRDDPLVQFMSVMDHAPGHRQFSDLAKYREIYKGMLGLTDEQIDAQMAERIAASRTHGVANRDALAAFGRGRGLPIASHDDETPAHVEEAAALGMVVSEFPTTLAAARAAREHGLQILMGAPNLVRGGSHSGNVSAGELAREGLVDILSSDYVPVSLLHGAFTLAEGEHGIGLPQALATVTVNPARAAGLEDRGRIEPGLRADLLRVRLVDGVPVIRAVWREGERVA, from the coding sequence ATGCCGGGGGATCTGATCGTCGCCCATGCGCGGATCGTGACCGCGGAGGACGTGCTGACCGGCAGCGTCGCCGTATCCGATGGGCGGATCACCGATCTGGACAGGGACGCGGCCTGCCCGCCCGGCGCGGTCGATTTCGAGGGCGACTACCTGCTGCCCGGCCTGGTCGAGCTGCACACCGACCATCTCGAGCGGCACTACACGCCGCGGCCCGGCGTGCGCTGGCCGGCGGTGACCGCGGTGATGGCGCATGACGCCCAGGTGGCGTCGGCCGGCATCACCACCGTGTTCGACGCCCTGGCCCTGGTCGGCGGCCGCAACGGCGAGGACCGGCTGGAGACGCTGCGGCCGATGGTCGACGGCATCCGCCAGGCCCAGGCCGGCGGCATGCTGCGGGCCGAGCATTTCCTGCATCTGCGCTGCGAGGTCACGGAAGCGCAGGTGCTGCAGCTGTTCGAGCCGTTCCGCGACGACCCGCTGGTGCAGTTCATGTCGGTGATGGACCATGCCCCCGGCCACCGCCAGTTCTCGGACCTCGCCAAGTACCGCGAGATCTACAAGGGCATGCTGGGCCTGACCGACGAGCAGATCGACGCCCAGATGGCGGAGCGGATCGCCGCCTCGCGCACCCATGGCGTGGCCAACCGCGACGCCTTGGCCGCCTTCGGCCGCGGCCGCGGCCTGCCGATCGCGAGCCATGACGACGAGACCCCGGCCCATGTCGAGGAGGCCGCGGCGCTGGGCATGGTGGTGTCGGAGTTCCCGACCACCCTCGCCGCCGCCCGCGCCGCGCGCGAGCACGGGCTGCAGATCCTGATGGGCGCGCCGAACCTGGTCCGCGGCGGATCCCATTCCGGCAACGTCTCGGCCGGCGAGCTGGCGCGCGAGGGGCTGGTCGACATCCTGTCCTCGGACTACGTCCCGGTCAGCCTTCTGCACGGCGCCTTCACCCTGGCCGAGGGCGAGCACGGCATCGGCCTGCCGCAGGCGCTGGCGACGGTGACGGTCAACCCCGCCCGCGCCGCCGGCCTCGAGGATCGCGGCCGGATCGAGCCCGGACTGCGCGCCGATCTGCTGCGGGTCCGGCTGGTCGACGGCGTGCCGGTGATCCGCGCCGTCTGGCGCGAGGGTGAAAGGGTCGCATGA
- a CDS encoding serine hydrolase → MAIELETNEAAPEATLANWRQAPYSRWGFRNVRRLVPVAEIPRGEFAACLKPGPALDLDRIAVPGQDGSVARLMAESDTDGILVLHRGLMVAEHYAHGLGPKAQHIVFSISKSITGLIAGILAGRGQLDPDAPVTAYVPEAAGSAYDGATVRHVLDMTVGIRFVEDYVDPAGDVARYRVAMGWNPPGEVARDNDLHGFIARLPADGSRHGETFHYVSPNSDMLGWICERASGMRFAALMTELLWRPMWAEADAFITLDRLGAPRTAGGICMTLRDLARIGELVRRDGRAGGIQVVPQAWVDDILDNGDPQAWARGDLAHLAPQGRYRSQWYVLGPGRDVLCGIGIHGQWIYVDRAAELVIAKMSSQPTAVDDALDHRLLAGFRAIAQAVG, encoded by the coding sequence ATGGCGATCGAGCTGGAGACGAACGAGGCGGCGCCGGAGGCGACGCTCGCCAATTGGCGCCAGGCGCCCTACAGCCGCTGGGGCTTCCGCAATGTCCGCCGGCTGGTGCCGGTGGCCGAGATCCCGCGCGGCGAATTCGCCGCCTGCCTGAAGCCCGGGCCGGCGCTCGACCTGGACCGCATCGCGGTGCCGGGGCAGGACGGGTCGGTGGCCCGGCTGATGGCCGAGAGCGACACCGACGGCATCCTGGTGCTGCATCGCGGCCTGATGGTGGCCGAGCACTACGCCCACGGGCTGGGGCCGAAGGCGCAGCACATCGTCTTCTCGATCAGCAAGTCGATCACCGGCCTGATCGCCGGCATCCTGGCCGGCCGCGGCCAGCTCGACCCCGATGCGCCTGTGACGGCCTATGTGCCGGAGGCGGCGGGCTCCGCCTATGACGGCGCCACGGTGCGCCATGTGCTGGACATGACGGTCGGCATCCGCTTCGTCGAGGACTATGTCGACCCGGCCGGCGACGTCGCCCGCTACCGCGTCGCCATGGGCTGGAACCCGCCCGGCGAGGTGGCGCGGGACAACGACCTGCACGGCTTCATCGCCCGCCTGCCGGCCGACGGCAGCCGGCATGGCGAGACCTTCCACTACGTCTCGCCCAATTCCGACATGCTGGGCTGGATCTGCGAGCGGGCCTCAGGCATGCGTTTCGCCGCACTGATGACGGAGCTGCTGTGGCGGCCGATGTGGGCGGAGGCGGATGCGTTCATCACGCTCGACCGGCTGGGCGCGCCGCGCACCGCCGGCGGCATCTGCATGACCCTGCGCGACCTGGCCCGGATCGGCGAACTGGTGCGGCGGGACGGCCGCGCCGGCGGGATTCAGGTGGTGCCGCAGGCCTGGGTGGACGACATCCTCGACAACGGCGACCCGCAGGCCTGGGCGCGGGGCGACCTGGCGCATCTGGCGCCGCAGGGGCGCTACCGCAGCCAGTGGTACGTGCTGGGGCCGGGGCGCGACGTGCTCTGCGGCATCGGCATCCACGGCCAGTGGATCTATGTCGACCGCGCGGCGGAACTGGTCATCGCCAAGATGTCGTCGCAGCCCACGGCCGTCGACGACGCGCTCGACCACCGGCTGCTGGCCGGCTTCCGGGCCATCGCGCAGGCGGTCGGGTAG
- a CDS encoding FAD-linked oxidase C-terminal domain-containing protein, which produces MKMPAPDAAVLARREEIAAALRAIVPGEGVITAESERRAYESDGLTAYRTLPMIVVLPSTTAQVSAVLRTCHEMGVKVVPRGAGTSLSGGALPLEDGVLLGLGKFNKVLEIDFDNRCARVQPGVTNLGITNAVAHAGFYYAPDPSSQIACTIGGNIAENSGGVHCLKYGLTTNNVLGLEVVLIDGTVLRLGGKHLDSPGYDLLGVLTGSEGLLAVVTEVTVRLLRRPATQRAVLMGFPSSEAGGDCVARIIGAGIIPGGLEMMDRPAIHAAEAFVKAGYPLDVEALLICELDGPEAEVDHLIERVESIGRVCGATICVVSRSEEERLRFWAGRKAAFPAVGRISPDYYCMDGTIPRKRLPEVLARMQEMSRRHGLRVANVFHAGDGNLHPLILYDANVPGELEKAEEFGSDILKLCVEVGGVLTGEHGVGVEKRDLMEVQFGPEDLAQQQRLKCAFDPDGLLNPGKVFPTLHRCAELGRVHIHHGATRFPDLPRF; this is translated from the coding sequence ATGAAGATGCCAGCCCCCGATGCCGCCGTCCTGGCCCGCCGCGAGGAGATCGCCGCGGCGCTGCGTGCCATCGTTCCGGGCGAGGGCGTGATCACGGCGGAGAGCGAGCGCCGCGCCTATGAATCGGACGGGCTGACCGCCTACCGCACCCTGCCGATGATCGTGGTGCTGCCCTCGACCACCGCGCAGGTCTCGGCGGTGCTGCGCACATGCCACGAGATGGGGGTGAAGGTGGTGCCGCGCGGCGCCGGCACCTCCCTGTCCGGCGGCGCCCTGCCGCTCGAGGACGGCGTGCTGCTCGGCCTCGGCAAGTTCAACAAGGTGCTCGAGATCGACTTCGACAACCGCTGCGCCCGGGTGCAGCCGGGGGTCACCAATCTCGGCATCACCAACGCCGTCGCCCATGCCGGCTTCTATTACGCGCCCGACCCGTCGAGCCAGATCGCCTGCACCATCGGCGGCAACATCGCCGAGAACTCCGGCGGCGTGCACTGCCTGAAATACGGGCTGACCACCAACAACGTGCTGGGGCTGGAGGTGGTGCTGATCGACGGCACCGTGCTGCGCCTCGGCGGCAAGCACCTCGATTCGCCGGGCTACGACCTGCTCGGCGTGCTCACCGGCTCGGAAGGCCTCCTGGCCGTGGTCACCGAGGTGACGGTGCGCCTGTTGCGCCGCCCGGCGACCCAGCGCGCCGTGCTGATGGGCTTCCCGTCGTCGGAGGCCGGCGGCGACTGCGTCGCCCGCATCATCGGCGCCGGCATCATCCCGGGCGGGCTGGAGATGATGGACAGGCCCGCCATCCATGCGGCCGAGGCCTTCGTCAAGGCCGGCTACCCGCTGGATGTCGAGGCGCTGCTGATCTGCGAGCTGGACGGGCCGGAGGCCGAGGTCGACCACCTGATCGAGCGGGTCGAATCGATCGGCCGCGTCTGCGGCGCCACGATCTGCGTCGTCAGTCGCAGCGAGGAGGAGCGGCTGCGCTTCTGGGCCGGGCGCAAGGCCGCCTTCCCGGCGGTCGGCCGGATCAGCCCCGATTACTACTGCATGGACGGCACCATTCCGCGGAAGCGCCTGCCCGAGGTGCTGGCCCGGATGCAGGAGATGTCGCGCCGCCACGGGCTGCGCGTCGCCAATGTCTTCCATGCCGGCGACGGCAACCTGCACCCGCTGATCCTGTACGACGCCAATGTCCCGGGCGAGCTGGAGAAGGCGGAGGAGTTCGGCTCCGACATCCTGAAGCTGTGCGTCGAGGTCGGCGGGGTGCTGACCGGCGAGCACGGCGTCGGGGTCGAGAAGCGAGACCTGATGGAGGTGCAGTTCGGGCCGGAGGACCTGGCGCAGCAGCAGCGGCTGAAATGCGCCTTCGACCCGGACGGGCTCCTGAACCCCGGCAAGGTGTTCCCGACCCTGCACCGCTGCGCCGAGCTCGGCCGGGTGCACATCCACCACGGCGCCACGCGCTTCCCCGACCTGCCGCGCTTCTGA
- a CDS encoding winged helix-turn-helix domain-containing protein — MADSAPLTIPNADARRLFLDLHALSDPPLGRLTVEGCQSVVDRIGFVQVDSINTVERAHHMILFARRHGYVQTQLPRLVEKPRGLFEGWTHDASLIPTRFFPYWSRRFADVQARAATSRWWTEAGPDFPKVLEQVRQRVAAEGPLLTRSFEEERQRPSGGWWDWTPSKMALEFLWRTGVLAVARREGFQKVYDLTERVIPEQHRGPAPDPEEVVDWACRSALERLGIARPGEIAGFWDLITIREAEQWCDRLTRRGDLRVVHVQGADGKTTAAFAFADIEDRLAAAAPAPDVLRVLSPFDPVIRNRQRLERLFGFDYRFEAFVPEAKRRWGYYVFPILEGDRLGGRIDMRARRDSGDLAVAGLGGEPKVRSSKARLRRLETQLDRIRRFAGVERVVWPDAKSSLSSASHQMVAKLGA; from the coding sequence ATGGCCGACTCCGCTCCGCTCACGATCCCGAACGCCGATGCCCGGCGCCTGTTCCTCGATCTGCACGCCCTGTCGGACCCGCCGCTCGGCCGGCTGACGGTCGAGGGCTGCCAGTCGGTGGTGGACCGCATCGGCTTCGTCCAGGTCGACAGCATCAACACGGTCGAGCGGGCGCATCACATGATCCTGTTCGCCCGCCGCCACGGCTACGTTCAGACCCAGCTGCCGCGGCTGGTGGAGAAGCCCCGCGGCCTGTTCGAGGGCTGGACCCACGACGCCTCGCTGATCCCGACCCGGTTCTTCCCCTACTGGTCGCGGCGCTTCGCCGATGTGCAGGCCCGCGCCGCCACCAGCCGCTGGTGGACCGAGGCGGGGCCGGACTTCCCGAAGGTGCTGGAGCAGGTGCGCCAGCGGGTGGCGGCGGAAGGGCCGCTGCTGACCCGCAGCTTCGAGGAGGAGCGGCAGCGCCCCTCCGGCGGCTGGTGGGACTGGACGCCGTCGAAGATGGCGCTGGAGTTCCTGTGGCGCACCGGGGTGCTGGCGGTGGCGCGGCGCGAGGGCTTCCAGAAGGTCTACGACCTGACCGAACGGGTGATCCCGGAGCAGCATCGCGGCCCGGCGCCCGACCCGGAGGAGGTGGTCGACTGGGCCTGCCGCTCGGCGCTGGAGCGGCTGGGTATCGCCCGGCCCGGCGAGATCGCCGGCTTCTGGGACCTGATCACCATCCGCGAGGCGGAGCAGTGGTGCGACCGGCTGACCCGGCGTGGCGATCTGCGCGTGGTCCATGTCCAGGGCGCGGACGGCAAGACCACCGCCGCCTTCGCCTTCGCCGATATCGAGGACCGGCTGGCCGCGGCGGCGCCGGCCCCGGACGTGCTGCGGGTGCTGTCGCCCTTCGACCCGGTGATCCGCAACCGGCAGCGGCTGGAGCGGCTGTTCGGCTTCGACTACCGCTTCGAAGCCTTCGTGCCCGAGGCGAAGCGCCGCTGGGGCTATTACGTCTTCCCGATCCTGGAAGGCGACCGCCTGGGCGGCCGGATCGACATGCGGGCCCGGCGCGACAGCGGCGACCTCGCCGTCGCCGGGCTGGGGGGGGAGCCGAAGGTGCGGTCCAGCAAGGCGCGGCTGCGCCGGCTGGAGACGCAGCTCGACCGCATCCGCCGCTTCGCCGGGGTCGAACGCGTGGTGTGGCCGGACGCCAAATCGTCGCTGTCATCCGCGAGTCATCAAATGGTCGCAAAGCTCGGGGCATAA